A region of the Bacillota bacterium genome:
TGCAACCCCTGAGCCATTTAGTGTATGCACAAATTCTGGTTTGGCTCCCCTTTCCGGACGGTAGCGGATATTTGCTCTCCGCGCCTGGAAGGCCTCGAAGTTGCTGCAGGAAGATATTTCAACATACTTACCGTAGCTCGGCATCCAAACTTCAAGATCCAGTTTCTTCGCTGCGGTAAATCCTAAATCCGCAGTGCACATCTGGGTTACCCGATAAGGCAGTCCGAGCCGCTGCAGAATAGTTTCTGCATCAGCAACAAGTTTTTCGTGCTCTTCATAAGAGTTTTCTGGCTTAACGAATTTTACCAGTTCAACTTTATTAAACTGATGCACCCGGATCACACCGCGGGTGTCACGCCCATATGCACCTGCTTCTGACCGGAAGCATGCTGAATATGCTACATGGTATATCGGTAACTGATCCCCATCTAAGATTTCATCCCGGTAAAGATTTGTAACCGGTACTTCAGCGGTTGGGATTAGATAATAATCTAAGTTTTCGAGTTTGAACATGTCCTCGCCAAACTTTGGCAGCTGGCCGGTGCCGATGGCGCTGTCTTTGTTGGCAATAAACGGTGGGAACACCTCGGAATATCCATGCTCAGCAGTGTGGACATCAAGCATAAAGTTAACCAAGGCGCGCTCCAATCTTGCACCTAAGCCTTTAAGGAAATAAAACCGAGTCCCGGTCACTTTAGCACCGCGATCAAAATCGAGAATATCCAGGTCAACGCCTAAGTCCCAGTGAGGCTTCGGCTCAAACTCAAACGCAGTGGGTTCTCCCCAGCGGCGGATTTCTTTGTTATCTTCTTCGCTCTGACCCACATGCACCGACTCATGGGGAATATTAGGAATGCGGAGCTGACGATCACGCAGCTGTTCCTCAATAACGCGCAGCTGGTCATCGTAGTCCTTAATTGTCTGAGAGACTACTTTCATTTCTTCAATCAGCGCAGATGCATCCTGCTTTTCCCGCTTTAATTGAGCTACCTGCTCAGAAACTTTATTGCGCTTGGCTTTCAACTGCTCCACTTCGGTGAGGAGAGAGCGTCTCTGATCATCTAACTCAAGCAGCTCATCAAGAGGAGCTTCTTCGCCTCTATTCTTCAGCATTTCTCTAATCAGCTCGGGGTTTTCTCTAATCAAGCGTAAGTCTAACATGCAAACCCTCCTTAAATAGTAGTATTGCTCGCAATAAATAAAAAATCTCATCCCAGTATTTAATACCCAGGGACGAGATCATACCCGCGTTGCCACCCTAATTGATCAGCTAAACCGCTGATCCACTCATACAGCGCTAACGGGCTTACCCGAAGAAGTTACACTTAGCGTTTCCTTCCCAGCTCATAGGGGTGGACCTTGGTATAAGCTGACCAATTCACACCAACCATTGGCTCTCTGCACAGCTCATCTTACCAATTTTGTCCCTATATCGCTTTTCCATATCTTAACACATTATATATTATTTTCTGCCTAAAAGCAAGCCTCAAAGCTGTGCCCTGCCGCGGTTAAGCGGATACCCCAAGTCCCTGAACCGCATCGTTGTATCAGATCCAGCATCCACCCTTGAGATAAGCCACAAACCAAGTCCGCGTCCGGCAAAGGATAATAAGAATAAGAACTTAATCCCGATTGCTTCAGCTAAAAATCCTCCTGCTAAAGTACCTACTGCTGCAGCTATACCCATCAGCGAATTATAAACACCCACATACATTGAGCGGCTTTCATCCGGGGTGATTTCTAACAGCAGGTTGAATGATGCTAAGTTAAAGCCGCCCCACACAAAACCATTCCAAAAATTGATCAGAATACCGGACAGGGCTGTAGGAGCAATAAACCACCAAAACGGTACTAATGCTGCACCAATACCGGCTTTAACCATAATGTTTTTTTGGCCGAACACATCGGATAACTGGCCCCAATACCGCTGGCACAATATCGTTGCTATTGTGCTGGCTGCCTGGACATAAGCCCAGTACTGAGCTGTTCCCTGCAAGTCCTGGATGAAGTATACCGACACCAACGGACTGACCAAGTTTACACCCATTCCCCAAATAAACGCCGCAAAACAGTAATAGGAGAACGCCCGGTTGTTTTTAATTAGATTGATAGTCGCTTTAGGACTTAAGCTGCGCTTTTTCTTACCAGCACTGGCAGCTGTCCTGCCAGCCAGCGGTTCAACACGGATCTGCAAAAATGATATCAGGGAAAAGATCCCCATAACACAGGCCAGCGAAAACAAAACTTGATAATTTCCCGGATAACTGAGAGCCAGGATTCTGCTGGCGGCAATCATTGCTAGCAGACCAGTACTGGCGGTGATAATATTGCGGTTAGCATAATAGCGGCCCCGCACGCTTTTGGGTACAATCTCAGCCTGAATTGCCGTCCAAGCCGGAACTCCCAGGTTAGCCGCGGCAACTCGAAATGTAGCCAGGATAATCACTGCGGGAACTGCGTATTCCGGAGCAACCAAAAAAGGAATGAAAACAATCAAAACCCAAGTGATACGGTTGATCAGAGCACCGATCGCAATCGGGATTTTACGGTTTTTTACCCTTTCG
Encoded here:
- a CDS encoding MFS transporter translates to MVDSKAKRNLKMNTLDGAFASVSDNLTNPFLGLFALSLGASPSQIGMLNAFPSFLGNILQIPYGVLAERVKNRKIPIAIGALINRITWVLIVFIPFLVAPEYAVPAVIILATFRVAAANLGVPAWTAIQAEIVPKSVRGRYYANRNIITASTGLLAMIAASRILALSYPGNYQVLFSLACVMGIFSLISFLQIRVEPLAGRTAASAGKKKRSLSPKATINLIKNNRAFSYYCFAAFIWGMGVNLVSPLVSVYFIQDLQGTAQYWAYVQAASTIATILCQRYWGQLSDVFGQKNIMVKAGIGAALVPFWWFIAPTALSGILINFWNGFVWGGFNLASFNLLLEITPDESRSMYVGVYNSLMGIAAAVGTLAGGFLAEAIGIKFLFLLSFAGRGLGLWLISRVDAGSDTTMRFRDLGYPLNRGRAQL
- the serS gene encoding serine--tRNA ligase; protein product: MLDLRLIRENPELIREMLKNRGEEAPLDELLELDDQRRSLLTEVEQLKAKRNKVSEQVAQLKREKQDASALIEEMKVVSQTIKDYDDQLRVIEEQLRDRQLRIPNIPHESVHVGQSEEDNKEIRRWGEPTAFEFEPKPHWDLGVDLDILDFDRGAKVTGTRFYFLKGLGARLERALVNFMLDVHTAEHGYSEVFPPFIANKDSAIGTGQLPKFGEDMFKLENLDYYLIPTAEVPVTNLYRDEILDGDQLPIYHVAYSACFRSEAGAYGRDTRGVIRVHQFNKVELVKFVKPENSYEEHEKLVADAETILQRLGLPYRVTQMCTADLGFTAAKKLDLEVWMPSYGKYVEISSCSNFEAFQARRANIRYRPERGAKPEFVHTLNGSGVAIGRCLAAVIENYQQEDGSIIIPEVLRPYMQGLAKIS